Proteins co-encoded in one Candidatus Blochmannia sp. SNP genomic window:
- the ligA gene encoding NAD-dependent DNA ligase LigA — MKFIEKKIQNLRKKLRHWEYLYYLKNESEVSDEKYDAILEELHQLEKIYPHLITESSPTQRVGGVLPDNFKKINHKIPMLSLNSIVKSYQLLLFDRRIKLKLDNNHIISYCCELKIDGVAVSLLYKNGELVCAATRGDGRIGEDITKNVRTICSVPMYLKIDTNNHDVLPYWLEVRGEIFISKLCFLQLNKITVREGNRPFSNSRNAASGSLRQLDPAITAKRPLSFYCYGVSDYFGEKELPDSHWERLQLCKNWGLPISNHIRLVSGIDKVLEYYSYIEKIRASLEFNIDGIVVKINSCKYRDKLGCGSKAPNWAVSYKFPAEVGSTKVDNVIFQVGRTGIITPIAYLEPIVISDVTIRKVSIHNINEVKRLGLMIGDTVRIQRSGDVIPKILEVVLSKRTDRAKAIEFPDFCPICGSLIATWYRQSILRCTAGLACLAQRKAALKHFSSRKAMNICGMGNRIIDQLVNKNLVSTPVDFFNLSKNKLLCLEGFGTEYVERLLWAIENSKKITLARFIYALGIRGVGETVANNLAVVYKTLENLVTADLRSLSSLKYVGPIVANNIYYFFRNPDNLKNVQDLIDPSIGIQLSVII; from the coding sequence ATGAAATTTATTGAAAAAAAAATACAAAACTTAAGAAAAAAATTACGTCATTGGGAATATTTGTATTATTTAAAAAATGAATCTGAAGTATCTGATGAAAAATATGATGCAATATTAGAAGAACTACATCAGTTAGAAAAAATTTATCCACATCTGATTACAGAGAGTTCTCCTACCCAACGTGTAGGAGGTGTATTGCCGGATAATTTTAAGAAAATAAATCATAAAATACCAATGTTATCTTTAAATAGTATTGTTAAATCATATCAATTATTGTTATTTGACAGACGAATAAAACTTAAACTTGATAATAATCATATTATCTCATATTGTTGTGAGTTAAAAATAGACGGAGTGGCAGTTAGTTTATTATATAAAAATGGGGAATTGGTTTGTGCAGCAACTCGAGGTGACGGAAGAATTGGAGAAGATATTACTAAAAATGTGCGTACTATTTGTTCGGTGCCTATGTATTTAAAAATTGATACTAATAATCATGATGTATTACCATATTGGTTAGAGGTTAGAGGAGAAATATTTATATCTAAATTATGCTTTTTGCAATTGAATAAGATAACAGTGCGGGAAGGTAATAGACCTTTTTCTAATTCTAGAAATGCTGCTTCTGGTTCACTACGCCAGTTAGATCCTGCTATTACCGCTAAACGGCCATTAAGTTTTTATTGTTATGGTGTTAGTGATTATTTTGGAGAAAAAGAATTGCCAGATAGTCATTGGGAACGATTGCAGTTATGTAAAAATTGGGGTTTACCAATTAGTAATCATATTCGTTTAGTTAGTGGAATTGATAAGGTATTAGAATATTATTCTTATATAGAAAAAATACGAGCTAGTTTAGAGTTTAACATTGATGGGATAGTTGTTAAAATAAATAGTTGTAAATATCGAGATAAGTTAGGTTGTGGATCTAAAGCTCCTAATTGGGCTGTTTCTTATAAATTTCCAGCAGAGGTAGGATCTACTAAAGTAGATAATGTAATTTTTCAGGTTGGACGAACAGGTATTATTACCCCAATAGCTTATTTAGAACCTATTGTGATTTCTGATGTTACAATTAGGAAGGTTAGTATTCATAATATCAATGAAGTAAAGAGACTTGGATTAATGATTGGAGATACGGTTCGTATACAAAGATCTGGTGATGTTATTCCTAAAATTTTAGAAGTAGTTTTATCGAAACGTACTGATCGCGCGAAAGCTATAGAGTTTCCAGATTTCTGCCCGATATGTGGATCTCTTATTGCTACATGGTATCGTCAGTCAATATTGCGCTGTACAGCTGGATTAGCGTGTCTTGCTCAACGAAAGGCAGCGCTTAAACATTTTTCTTCTAGGAAAGCAATGAATATTTGCGGCATGGGAAATAGAATTATTGACCAATTAGTTAATAAAAATTTAGTATCCACTCCGGTTGATTTTTTTAATTTGAGTAAAAATAAGTTACTTTGTTTAGAGGGATTCGGAACGGAATATGTCGAACGCTTATTATGGGCTATTGAAAATTCTAAAAAAATTACTTTGGCTCGTTTTATATATGCATTAGGTATTCGGGGTGTAGGTGAAACGGTAGCTAACAACTTAGCTGTTGTATATAAAACTCTTGAAAATTTAGTTACTGCTGATTTACGGTCATTGTCAAGTTTGAAATATGTAGGACCAATTGTGGCTAATAACATATATTATTTTTTTAGAAATCCTGATAATCTAAAAAATGTACAGGATTTAATTGATCCCTCTATTGGGATTCAATTAAGCGTTATTATTTAA